A stretch of Eisenibacter elegans DSM 3317 DNA encodes these proteins:
- a CDS encoding exodeoxyribonuclease III: protein MKVISYNVNGIRAAIQKGLIEWLRASQPDVLCLQEIKATEAQVPVQLFEELGYTHHYWHPATSKKGYSGVAILSKTAPRAVQIGYGDYPHPLGDAEGRVIRADFDGVSVMSVYMPSGSSGVERQVFKMEWNHAFYAYIQHLRQSHPALLICGDYNIAHQEIDLRHPKANEKTSGFLPEERAWLSNFVASGFVDTFRHFNQEPHQYTWWSTRSNARAKNVGWRIDYHMVTETLRSTLRRSIILPEAQHSDHAPILLELQ, encoded by the coding sequence ATGAAAGTCATCAGTTATAATGTCAACGGCATCCGTGCAGCCATTCAGAAAGGATTGATAGAATGGCTACGCGCCTCCCAACCCGATGTGCTATGCCTTCAAGAAATCAAAGCTACCGAAGCACAAGTCCCTGTTCAATTATTTGAAGAGCTAGGCTACACCCATCATTACTGGCACCCTGCTACGAGCAAGAAGGGATATAGCGGTGTGGCTATTTTATCCAAAACAGCCCCTAGGGCTGTCCAAATAGGTTATGGAGACTATCCACACCCCTTGGGCGACGCTGAGGGGCGCGTCATCCGCGCTGATTTTGACGGGGTCTCGGTCATGAGTGTCTATATGCCTTCGGGCTCTTCGGGGGTAGAGCGCCAAGTATTTAAGATGGAGTGGAATCACGCTTTTTATGCATATATCCAACACTTACGCCAAAGCCACCCAGCGTTGTTGATTTGTGGTGATTATAACATTGCTCACCAAGAAATAGACCTCCGCCACCCTAAGGCCAACGAAAAGACCTCCGGCTTCTTGCCCGAAGAACGTGCTTGGCTGAGCAACTTCGTCGCGTCTGGCTTTGTGGATACCTTCCGACACTTCAACCAAGAGCCACATCAGTACACTTGGTGGAGCACCCGTAGCAATGCCCGCGCCAAGAATGTGGGCTGGCGCATTGACTACCATATGGTAACAGAAACCTTACGTTCCACACTAAGGAGAAGCATCATTTTGCCAGAAGCTCAACACTCCGACCACGCCCCCATCTTACTTGAATTGCAATAG